In the Colletotrichum lupini chromosome 4, complete sequence genome, ACAGCAAGACGGCGGTGAAAGACACAGGTTTCGTAGACTCACCCCGGTGGATCAGGGGTTGGTTTACCAAATGCTCGTGAACCTTGAATCAATTCTCAGTGACCGCTGATAGATGTGCAAACATGTACGAAGATGACCTTGATGGCTTGAAGGTTTGATCTTCGTCATCCTATTGGCACAGGTACTGTCAATCGCTCGCCCTGCGTTACGATAGAAACGGCGGTCTTTTCCAAATAGATAGACGCCAGCATAGGGGGCAAGAATCACAATCCCACTCGCTGCTCATTCAGTGACTCGCCAGTCGAATTTTTATGTCAACAAGTGATTTCCATTCTGTGACTACCGTACAAACTATACACACAAACGCTATGTATCCATTCTTTAGAGGACGGCTAATATCCAAAGTCCCTCTCAAAGCGTCTTACCACAGCTCGCAAGTGGGCTTCTTGTCCTTGCACTGGAAGCTCTCCTTGAACTCCCGACTGTTGGACATTGTGCCAAGAATACGGGCCCACTTGGGCGCATGAGGATCAGTATAGATCCGGTTAATGGCCGTATCCTTCCGAGACATGCCACACCACCAGTTGGAGTACGTGACGAAGAAGAGCTGATCTTGCGTGAAGTGCTCGAGGCCCGGCAGATCCTTGTTGGGGTGCTTGTGGGCACGGCGCTTCCAGGCCTGGTATGAGGCCGAGAGTCCGCCGGCATCCGCAAGGTTCTCGCCAAGGGTGAGGCGTCCGTTGACGTGGAGAGGCTTGTCATCCGGTCCTGGGACAGAGAAGTTGGAATACTGATCGACGAAGCATTCAGCTTTGTCCTTGAAAGCCTGCACAGTGGCGTCGGACCACCAGTCAGTGTAGTTGCCGTTCTGATCATAGTGGCGGCCGGTGGAGTCGAAGGCGTGGCTGAGCTCGTGGCCAGCGACAGAGCCAAAGGCACCGTAAGACATATAGGCAGGGACTTCGACGTCGAAGACGGGGAACTGCATGATGCCCGCCGGGAAAACGATTTCGTTGCCGGGAGGATTGTAGTAGGCATTGACGGTAGGAACCGTCATGCCCCACTGCTCTCGGTCGACGGGCTTGCCGAGGGCTGACCACTCGTAGCCAACAGCAAACTTGCGAACGGCGAGTGCGTTCTTGAAGAAAGTCTCTGGGCTGATGTCGACGGAGTTGTAAAAGTCGTTGAGGCTGGGAGGATTCATGATGTCGGGGCTCTTCGTAGGGTAGCCGATCTTCTGGATAATGTTCTGAACCTTCTCCATGGCCTTGGTGGTTGTCTCCTTATCCATCCACTTAGCGGCCTTGAGCTTCTTAGTGAACTCTGTCTTGATGTCGGTGATGATGGTGTCGCCGAACTTCTTTGCCTCTGCCGAGAAGGCCTTCTCAACGAAGAAACGGCTGAGAATCCAGCCCAAGCCGTCATCGACGTGACCAACACATGTGCGCCATCTTTCAGGGGCAGACTCGGGGTCCTAGATATTAATCAGTATCATACTGGTCGAATACACAAGTTCAAGCTTACCTTCCCAGCGAGCTCATTCTTGAAGCGCTTGTAAGGCTTGAGAGCATCGGTGTCAACGTAGGAAGAAAGGGACTGGACAGCCTTCCAAATGAAGTAGTTCTGGATAACCTCCTTGTCGGTCCCGGAAAGAATTGTAGACAACTCGGTCATGTACTTGGGTGACATCACGATGACACGCTCAACGACAAAGCCCTCGGGGACGAGATCATGGATCAATGCCGTAAGCTCAATTTCCGGAGCAAGGGCAGATGCCTCGTCGATGAGCATTGGGTTGTAGGTTTTCTGCTCGAATGTCAGTTTCTTCAGATTCTGGTACAGAGATGTTCCTTCAACTCACAGTGACATCCTCAAGCTCCTCGGTGGGAGGAGAGGCGGCTGCCAGAAGCTTCTCGAGATCAACAACCTTGGCAAAGTTGTCCTTGTTTCCATCAGGGTAAATATTACCGAGAACCTCAACTGCAACTCCGCGGTACTTCTCAACGAGCTTCTCATCTTCGTATCGCTCCTTTGAGGGAAGTCCCAGGCTGTATGGAGGTGCGACAGAAACAACGACAGTATCGGGGTCTCTGTCATCCGCACCAGTACCGGATGCAACGAAAGCGTTTACTCCGTATCTGGATAGAAGCAGAATTGTGTCTTTGGTCGGACTCGAGTCGACAGAGGCAGCCGCCTCGACTGGGTAGCTTGTCTTGATCTCGTCTAGAATCTGAATAAGGGGCTCGACGCCGATCTCCTTGATTTTGTCCTCGTCAACACAAGCATCGTACGCAGCCTTCATCTTGTCAAAGTTCTGCTCATCGGCGGACTTGTCCGTGGATTCGAGACGGAGGGGCGAGAAGTACGAGTGCTAGAATTCGGTTAGCAGAGGTCGTGGGCCATGGTTTGACAGTGCTGACCTGGGAGTCCTTTGGGTAGGGAGCCTCAAGAATATGACGAAGCAGCAGCTCCGAGTTCTCGGACATGATCGTGCCGGTGAAGGCATCGCCTTGGTCGGCACGGAGGTCGTGTCGGTCCCTCCATCCTCCGCAGACAAGCTCCTCAAAGTCGTTGCATGGGTCCAGGTCCTTGTAGTTCGGCGACAAGTTGTACAAAATCTCAGAGGCGGCATGGACACAGGCTGGTGTCATGCAAACGGGCGTCTTCTCTTCGTGGATGGGTTTCTGGGCTACACCAACAGACTTTAGTAGCTGTCAACAAATCGCCTGAGGGATCCTAACCTTGAGGGATGTTATAGCATAGCAAGCCGGCAGCGGTAGCCAGGACGAAGACCTTGACCACAGCTCTTCCCGCAGAGCATCGTTGGGCGTACGGGCATCGCTTGGGCCGGCCGTAAGACACGCCCTGCTCCGGCTCTGGGATAAGCGGCGCCTTCTCCGACATGACGGGCGATTGCGTGATGAGGGCCTATTGATAAAGCTCTGGCGATAAGGCGATTAACGAAACCAGCCAGCTGAGAATCGAGATGGGTGTGTGTTGATAAGGGGAGATCCAATGACTGGATGGATGGTGGTTGCAGATGGGAGGTGGATCGCGTGAGATCTGATGGAGCTCTCGGAGCTTTGGGGGGAGCTTGGAGCTGGAGCTCCTGGGCGATGACGCTTTGATGCGGAGAAGCAGCTGGAGTGCAGCTGGCGGGGCGACTTAGCCGAGGCTACTTAGCCTGTGTGCAAAATTAGCAGCGAATTTAAGTACCTCGGGATGGAGCTAGGATGCCTGGGACTGGACGTGCGCCGGGGAAACTCCGCTCAAACTTGGACCCTCGGCTTCTGAGGCCACTCACTCatctctcactcactcatGAATCTCATGATGGCTAATGAATGGTAAGCTTCTCACTGGATCACTCAGTTTGCGCAGTACAGAATCCGTGGTTGAGCCCCTTCTTTCCGGATATTATACACCTTGGACTCTCAGCAGTAGATTGTGCTTGAAACTCACACCTCCCGCCTCGATGCACCACCATTGCGCGTCTAGTGTCTCATTCCCTCAGGGCATGTCTGTTCCTGCAGTAGTGTTTTACAGTAATCTGATCTTCACATATGATCGAGTACCCATAATCTTTACATCAAAGACTGGATAGACTAGGCTCCGTGGCGCTCGGTGGACTTTTCGGCCGGCCCATTGTGGCGTTTGGTTGTGGCTTGTAGTTGAAGCCTCTGGCCTGAGTCCTGACTAGAAAAGACTAGCCTTCGACGGAGGAAAGCCATCTTCAAGAAGTACATCTCCAAGTTGCTTTGTTTGTTCAGACTGGATGAATATTCGATGTCACGAATCACGCTAACATGGATATCCCGGACATTCCGGATAATAATCATTCATCGAACATCGAGTCCAGCGGTTCAAGATTTCCGATAACGGCTCGAAGCGTCCCGAACACTCCGAGCTCACCCTTCGGTTTCTCGAGCATACATGGCCGATGGCATCTTTGCAAGAAAGAATACCAACCAACTCATCATGCGCGTGACTACGTACGCCAAGCTCTACCCCACGCTTGAGATCACTAAATTCAGATTACCCCTCACTGCCAGCCAATCCTCCGAAGATATAAGCTGCAGTCTCGTTGCTTGAATTCGGCTCATTCACCGCTGGCTCATGTTGCATTACATGAACGCTACGCCCGATAGGAAGTTCGTAGGATGTCACGTAGGCACCATGAGGTGCGGACAACGCGGGCTTTGCAAGTGAGATTGGCTCATGGTATTGGTCGAAGAAGACTCAATGGTCTTTCCTGGGTTTCTGCCTTGATTCTGCATGCTTATGGAACTTTTGAGCCTTGCAAGAGGGGCTCATGATATGACGAGCATACGGTAATCCTCAAGACTGCATGTTTAAAAGTCAAGTAACTTGATCATTTAAGAACACTGGATCTTCGAGATCATCAAGAGAATCAAGGGAATACTGCAGTAGTTCCATTATGCGACAAACTCTTCTGTCATTGGCCTTGACGGCCACAAGTGTCTACGCTTGTCAGCGTGACTGGGCAGCGCTGAACCGCCGCATCAAGAGCCACAGTCACCACGATCATGGTCACAAGAAACGAGACATGGCAGTGAATTACCCACCTTCTCTCACGGAATACGAGTCTATACTTGTGAACTCCTTTGATAGCAAATCGCTCGACGAATGGTCTCACTACTATACGTCTGGAGATCATCTTGGCGGACACAACCGAACTCTAGCTGAGTGGACGCAACAAAAGTGGATTGATGCTGGCTGGGATGCTTCCATTGAGGAATATTGGATCTGGTATACTGCTCCTCTTGAGACTACCTTGACTTTGAATAGACCGGATGGAAGCGTTCACAATGTCACTTTAATCGAGGACATGCTGGAGGAGGATCCTACTACTAGCTATCCCAACCGAATCCCGGCCTACCATGCCATGAGCGGAAGCGGCAACATCAGCGCCGAATATGTTCACGTCGGGTATGTTGACTCCAGAACCACACAATAATCGCTGTTAAGGGTCCTAACTTTTGGGTGCAGTCGCGGACAACGCGGAGATTTTCAGGCTCTAAAAGATGCTGGAATCGAATTGGAAGGCAAGATTGCGCTGTCCATGTACGGTGCGATTTACAGAGGAACCAAAGTGAAGAATGCACAGGTATGTCTCACTCGTTCTGCGGGACGGTTCCAAGAAGTTGACAATTCAGGACAACGGCATGATCGGGGCTGTTCTTTTCACCGATCCTCTTGATGACGGAGAAATTACCGTTGCAAACGGCTACCTTGCGTACCCAGGTCAGTCCAGAACGGAGCCCCGTATGTCAGGTTCCACAAAGACATATTTGACTAAGACAATGGATGACTCTAGATGGTCCAGCTAGAAATCCTTCTATGATCCAAAGAGGCAGTGTCCGTTTCTCCTCACTGTACTCAGGTGATCCATCTACAGTCGGATATGCATCAGAGAAGGATGGCCCTAGGAATGATGTGACTCCTTACAACCCAACCATTCCATCTGTGCCCATCAGCATGAAGGATGCGGTGCCATTGCTCGCCGCTCTTGATGGAAGCGGCTTGTCCGCTGAGCAGGTCAACCGCAGCAGCTGGATTGGTGCACTGCCGAACATCACTTACAGCAGCGGTCCAACACCAGGTGCCACCCTTGATATGGTCCATTTCATGAACCAGACGGTCGCTCCCTCTTGGGATGTTATTGGTATCATCAATGGAACCCATCCCGACGAAGTCCTCATTATCGGGAATCACCGCGACGCTTGGGTTATTGGGGGTGCAGCGGATCCAAACTCGGGCTCTGCAGTTCTTATAGAACTTTCCAAAGCCTTTGGCAAGCTTCTGGACAAGGGATGGAAGCCCCGTCGTACGATGTATGTATGCTGCTTCTGTGTTCCTTTCTTCATGCAAGGGCGGGGAGCAAAACTGATTCGACTTCTAGCATCTTGGGCTCTTGGGATGCTGAAGAATTTGGCCTGCAAAGGTCGACTGAATGGGTCGAAAGCCATCTGCCTTGGCTCGTGACGAACGCTGTCGCCTATTTGAACCTTGATGTCGCTGTTTCGGGCCCCCGAACTGCTCTTTCTGGGTCAGGCGAGATCCAAACGGTCGCCATTGAAATGATGAAGAAGGTTCTTTTCCCTGAAGGTTGGGGGGTTGGACCAACCTTGTACGACATGTGGTTCAACACTACTGAGGGTGAGATTGCTCCTCTGGGAAGTGGCAGCGATTATGCTTCCTTTTACTACAATGGCATTAGTGCTGTAAGTCTTCTGAAATACCCCTGACGAGATAGCTGAGACTGATACAtaagtatcggattagaagtccaatttaaccgcggcatacagccgactgcgcaggggccaattaggggccctatttataattattatagctagcctaacctacggttagaacctcctttttatacttactacgcagatatttatataatttaattaatctcttcgttaactacggttcgaactaactactttatgataaggatattaatattaattagtaattaaattttattattataaattagtaaaatatcttattatatagaaaagacgacttcttaataccgtataggataagagatttatattaattaattttataaaagtaaataaaaaaggaggcgattctcaaatactatatagaattaaataattatagccctttattatttataaaaggttaacgtttactacgttaaactacgttaattaataaaactacttaaataactagctttttattattgccctaagtagcttttttattaaataactttttcatagccggcttataattaaaaattaattaattaaattaataaaaagaaatacttatataacgactatttacttaattaattagtataataaacgagtttaataatataatataaaagagtattacgtaattaaaaaaggggatctctaaatataaatattcttacttaataataaaaataaccttatagaagttattaagttaagagatttatagtatataaaaaagtttattattataaagattttataaatataactttaagcttacgatctaaataacctctttatagctcccttaactacttcttaaatattatttaggaatataatataggggacggtttaataaaaaaataggggatttagaagtcttaataatattaagttaagaatattatagatcttaaaaattaacttaagaaaaaagtaactaccctaaagtagttctacgacctcttattaaaattattattaacttaaaaaaaggctaaaaaaacgaggatctaaagaaaaagaaaaaaaatcctctaaagggctactaaagggcttttttttttattaattcttagtacgaaattattaattttaaaaaattaattaagtaataaaagggatcgttaataagtaataattacttaactataattaagctataaaaaaaactacttaaagaatataaaatagggtaccgagaggctaaaaaaaataagatttttaaaatatttaaccctactacgtataagcaataaataggtatttttaataagtccttaaaatttacgattttataaaaaagagggcttaacttcgttaactgtacttaataacttatacggttcttaatagcttatatagctcttttataagctacttagcgtctatttttaactattcttattaaatactaccctaaaagaggtaggttaaagaaggaagctatttagagattataaaaagtacgaggcttaggaggttagaaatatataaaatagcggaaattagtaactaataaagatcccgagactaattattatatcttcttatagtaatataaacatttattattattattataaaaaggaactactaaaacctacccttttatactaaataaaaaggaggatcttaataagtataataactagcgatttagaaaggtaataataattattaaaaataataaaaataagagtaatagcgagatagcgagaagaagcgggaatctcttaaactttaataaattcgttaggtaataaaagtacggatttattataattagtacgtagattaaatatatcctcgttaagattaaatacgttaataattattaatataaatataagctaaaatataacccttagtaagttagagtaaaaaagaagaggacgaaacccgattttaaatagaatcctaatcttttataaataagtaaatattaacttaaattattaagggacgtagatatatagaatcgtaaattagcctaacggcgagtaaattaacgtaatattaatctatttaactaaggtttataagaaaaaggggctataagaataacccctattttataaaattataaataaccttagttactagctaaataaataatttacgagcgtaagcttaggaattataaaaatagttaataaattcctttataaacgaggggtattattaatataattataatcgtaagagctatataaaatactaatagtaataattataaaaaaggaattcgtactatagaactaagtataagttaataaagcgtataattgttttaacgaatttaaaaaaagggtaaacgacttagatttcctctttataattactaataaaaatttattattataaaaggatataccggggtaaaatatagtactagaagtacgataattaataattttatttatttcgatttataacttattattattattaatacgaaatttagtaccgatcggctaataaaaaaggaagtaaacgacctaaaattattaataatacgtagcgacgcaaggatcgtatataaatactaaaattctaataataaatacgaagtaatttataaactttaaaaagatcttcttaaagaagaaattatactttagggggaagtataaggtcttataaaaaccctagcgatattttataattattataaaaaagttaaaattagggaatattagtactatttagtaattaatattatatttataagcaaagcctttaattattattataaagcggtacgtaatctcgatcgaaataacttttttaatataattaatataatctaaagccgctttaagacttataataagaacttagagctcttatttaaactacgagcgattttttttatatttatagctaggataatagagggtaaattgtaagtaaagatccttaaagagcttattaattaaattaataagctaataaaaacctagctaaataagggaataaataaatagaaagttagatatttttataccgtagtttagtGTATACTaaaggtaaaaataaccctatactaggtacctaaagactacgagacgctctactcgaggctaagatttagttttaatattaaaataagaataccgtactaaacctatttctaagtatataacggcctttattaataatattaggtcgattaaacgtataaaaaaaaagaggctaaatacggtaatcgctaataaagaggcttagatttgttaaataagtaaagatataacttataaatagggtaatagaagaagtaatattatatttataaaaaaaatagatattaattaagtaactactttaaaaaagagcgtattaaattatacgaatagtataaaaagtcgagggtaataaataataaaactagcccttattaatttaactaattccttattatatataagggcaaatccgggggtataaaacttagtaacggtagttaaagtagtagcttaaagtatataccccttataaaagatttagaaaataaagaaaatcttaccccctatactaataaattagattataataaaattaataatattaattactctttttttaccccgttagcctttagaaaatatacgaggctaaataaatagagggtagtagaagctcttaataaataagtttttatttataaataataagagaaggtcctttaaataacgaatatagaggcggctaaaaaggcgaatttaataaggctaaagcttattttcttaataattaaaaagaagacgttatcttttttaatattttaaaaaaaagaatatagtactaagtaaatttaagaatagctagaggggtcctttttatactacttagatccctcgaatactaagcttatataagtattttatataaataaaaagtacggcttaaataatttttataagattattttaaatattagggtattataataattaactagaggaaaagggtaattttaagcgctataaaagatcgtattagtaatacttaatacgttaataataagtattacgaggattagtttcggcctaaataaggaaatcgtcgccctaggtataataaaaataaagacgtacttcggaacgataactttctatattttacttattaataccctatttctcttatatttaaaaaatataaattaactaagtattatatttaataatacgaaaaacagaatctttagtaataagtacttcgaaatagttaaataataataggggcatacgtttataaaacttattaataatacgaagttaattaattacttaataaaaagtaagcttagaaaactatactaaagatttaggtacctatcggttacgaggctatataacctcttaaaataattaagtaataataatattaaaataggggtactaaagtaattaataaaagtatcctattaatactaaataaatatatagagcctacgtagatttaaatttaaattacgtaataagcttaactttaactaggaaatcgttattaatattttttatttaaatagttagctagtactatatataattaacatagctatatccttctaagtagggtaattcttttaggatttataaataaaaatagtataaatagccctacgaaaaagctagatcgatatatactaaggaccgctagatagtattagaactaacgctagtactagctttaagttagtagaatttaaaaataatataatagcttatagtatatagctaaaagtcgtacttattaaagcgtactatagtattagaaaagtaaaaagggcatattagtaattaaaaagggtatttagaattattaaaaaagaaaatccggattttactaacgacgaatgcttttaaatagtatttaaatattataataatactatagggcttaacggacttatattaacgctattagtatttagagtatatttaaaaacgaccttagcctcgctattattactaagtataagctaacgagcctaagtaattaaaaaagtaatataagtactgcgcgaagtaagtataaaaaagtaaattaataaggtaattactacgtataataagcctaatataagaggtaatctaaatatattactaaattcggatatataaatataatataaaattacttaataataagctaggctatataagttaatttctattaacgagcgctcttatataattacgagagatcgtaattagttatttaaagtattaattacggtaattagaccgtactatataaatcctaataaggtaatttttaacttataaaaaaaaacagaGCTaaaggaaactatataacccgcagtagaggtataagaaattatttttaataaaattgttataatagtactaataaataataaagaaaaagaaattactaaaaaggtactaatattactagtgaGATATTAGGaaagactacgatagtaagccctaatataataatttattattagtaacgaggtaattaatactttttatatagtaaaaaaaaagccgatttcgagctagtagttaaactacgtaaaaaaagcataattataactattaaaaagccgtataaagaattaaatcttattgaaataaatactctttataatcgaggggtttattaatttattttatataacttaaaaaatatataaacctttatatgtttaaattacgaatagtttataaaattaaaaagaaaagaataccctagctatacgagaagtttaaatacgtaatttaggggtatagcgatattaaaaaagcgacgctacttatataatcgcctactatatagcgctatagctaacgattaataatagtattaataatattattataaaaaaagggatataagatttagagccgtaatattacctaggcttatacttaattagctatagggcttataaggaaaatcctagcctatttactaaaggaaatagctaataagtacttaaaaagtacgattattaaagtacttaagctattatataagctcgtaaaatcgggtacttattaataagctatatattacgatttttatattaattaattattaataatcacctctatatataacccgtatttactaattacggagtacgaaggtaactaatttaggattattaaaatatagactaacgatatattaagcctatttaatattaactttataaaaaaagaggataaggagctctaaaaagcgggctttataataaagctaaaagaggtccttataataaatacccccctagtatttaataataaaatttttataattaaaggggaaaccgtcgttttttaataaaaggggtagggtaaaaagattaacctcgttaatccgaatataattaacgttaaaaaataatataaggctaagcttgcgtaaggggtatatattataaatatttattaacttaaaataacttttaactatactaaagtaatataaactataaatctaactaaataagatattaaagtatttaataagcggcttaagtaataataaacgaatcttaatcgaggtcttatttattacctaattaactttacaaTTAGTAAActttacgtctttattaataagttatttataaataataataaccttatttcgtaattagagtatattattatcctaattaataagagtataagcgagagcgaatttattatatatagtaatataatttattacttattaactaaaagtaagtaaataataagaagtatattaatattagaagtttatagtatagttaatagtattaacctttcttatataattttaataatactaaagaagattactaatcgaattagctttttacctattttaatagttatttatactaattcttatttattatataaataccttattaaattaagaataacgaaggaaaagaggcttataa is a window encoding:
- a CDS encoding peptidase family M13, whose amino-acid sequence is MSEKAPLIPEPEQGVSYGRPKRCPYAQRCSAGRAVVKVFVLATAAGLLCYNIPQAQKPIHEEKTPVCMTPACVHAASEILYNLSPNYKDLDPCNDFEELVCGGWRDRHDLRADQGDAFTGTIMSENSELLLRHILEAPYPKDSQHSYFSPLRLESTDKSADEQNFDKMKAAYDACVDEDKIKEIGVEPLIQILDEIKTSYPVEAAASVDSSPTKDTILLLSRYGVNAFVASGTGADDRDPDTVVVSVAPPYSLGLPSKERYEDEKLVEKYRGVAVEVLGNIYPDGNKDNFAKVVDLEKLLAAASPPTEELEDVTKTYNPMLIDEASALAPEIELTALIHDLVPEGFVVERVIVMSPKYMTELSTILSGTDKEVIQNYFIWKAVQSLSSYVDTDALKPYKRFKNELAGKDPESAPERWRTCVGHVDDGLGWILSRFFVEKAFSAEAKKFGDTIITDIKTEFTKKLKAAKWMDKETTTKAMEKVQNIIQKIGYPTKSPDIMNPPSLNDFYNSVDISPETFFKNALAVRKFAVGYEWSALGKPVDREQWGMTVPTVNAYYNPPGNEIVFPAGIMQFPVFDVEVPAYMSYGAFGSVAGHELSHAFDSTGRHYDQNGNYTDWWSDATVQAFKDKAECFVDQYSNFSVPGPDDKPLHVNGRLTLGENLADAGGLSASYQAWKRRAHKHPNKDLPGLEHFTQDQLFFVTYSNWWCGMSRKDTAINRIYTDPHAPKWARILGTMSNSREFKESFQCKDKKPTCELW
- a CDS encoding peptidase family M28 gives rise to the protein MRQTLLSLALTATSVYACQRDWAALNRRIKSHSHHDHGHKKRDMAVNYPPSLTEYESILVNSFDSKSLDEWSHYYTSGDHLGGHNRTLAEWTQQKWIDAGWDASIEEYWIWYTAPLETTLTLNRPDGSVHNVTLIEDMLEEDPTTSYPNRIPAYHAMSGSGNISAEYVHVGRGQRGDFQALKDAGIELEGKIALSMYGAIYRGTKVKNAQDNGMIGAVLFTDPLDDGEITVANGYLAYPDGPARNPSMIQRGSVRFSSLYSGDPSTVGYASEKDGPRNDVTPYNPTIPSVPISMKDAVPLLAALDGSGLSAEQVNRSSWIGALPNITYSSGPTPGATLDMVHFMNQTVAPSWDVIGIINGTHPDEVLIIGNHRDAWVIGGAADPNSGSAVLIELSKAFGKLLDKGWKPRRTIILGSWDAEEFGLQRSTEWVESHLPWLVTNAVAYLNLDVAVSGPRTALSGSGEIQTVAIEMMKKVLFPEGWGVGPTLYDMWFNTTEGEIAPLGSGSDYASFYYNGISAVSLLKYP